DNA from Kogia breviceps isolate mKogBre1 chromosome 3, mKogBre1 haplotype 1, whole genome shotgun sequence:
GGGGCCGGCCCTGGGCCGTGGCCCCCTCTTGCGGGGCCCCTTCTCTGGAAGGCCCTCCCTGGGCCTTCCCTGGATCCTCTCCTGGAGAAGCTGCCATCTGCAGGGTCCCTGCAGGTGGGGCCATGGCAGCTGTCACATTCCTGCCAGCTTCTttctcccgtttctcctcctcctccttcatgcCCCCTTCGCCCAAGCTGGGGGCCTGTATCTGGAGCTGGGACAGACTTCTGGGCCAGCCCCGGGCAAGACTCTTCCAGACCCAAAAGGTGGAGGGAGACAGGCTCGGGTAGCGGAGGCGGAAGCGACAGAAGGGGAGGTGCCCACTGAGCACCTGCTTGCGGGCTGCGCTGCGCAGGCGCCTCTGCCAACGGGACAGGGGCATCCTCAGGGGTAGGAACTCCCGGGGGGCAGGTGATTCCCCACCCGTTGCTTTCCCTGCCCCTTCTCCTGCCTCACCCTTCCAAGGGAACAAGGCCTTTTCCCCAACAGATGCTGGCTGGGAAGCCCCGACTACCGAGAGGGCGGGCGCAGGCTTGAAGCTGGGGTTCCTTCGGAGAGCCTTTCGGCGCCAATTGTAGTAGGTGGACCGGGAGATGCCGGGGAACCTGCGTTTGAAGCAGCGATAGGGTACCAGCGTATTCAGGGAGATGCAGTGCTCCAGGTACAACTTGGCCCGCTGCATTAAGACCATTCCAGGGCTTGACATGGCCGACGAGGAGCACCCCAGCCCCTTGGCAACCTGTTCCTCTGGCAGCTTCTCCAGCTCCTCCATGGCCAGCTCCTCCTTAGGGACCAGGGCCCGGCAGGCGACAGAGCCCAAGAGCTCGTGCTTCCAGGCATAATAGGTGGAGCGGGAGACCTCGGGGAACCGCCGGAGGAACTGCTGCAGCGGCACAACAGCCCCGCGGTGGAAGCTGTCCCGCAGGAAGTGCTTGGCCGAGAAGCGGGTGGCCACCCTCTGCCGGTGCTCCTGGGACTGCCGCCGCCAGCGGTAGAAGGTGCTCTTGGTGACGCTATAGTGCCCTCCGAGGTGGGAGTAGCTGAGGCCAGGTTCCCGGTTGAGCAGCTCCAGGGTCTTGGCGGGCGGGGGCAGTGGGGCCAGGGCAGCAGGAGTCGGGGCCAGGCCGGGGCTGGCACTTTcagcctccacctcctccagccccaccacGGGGGCAAAGTACTGGTGGCGGAAGAGCTGGCTGGTGAGGGGCTGGCCAGCCCACATGATGTGCAGCGTGGCGGGCATGTGGTCGCAGCGGCGGGGCCGGATGACGCGGTTAAAGTACGGCCGGATCTTGAGGTTGCGCAAGGGGTAAATGGAGTAGATGTTGCGCTGAAGGACCGAGGCGAGGGCGTACAAGTGCCACACGTTGGAGAAGCTGCTAGGAAAGCAGGTGGCCTTGACGTCCGCATCAAAGATGGCCTCCAGCGTGGCGGACGGCAGGCTGGTCATCTCCGGGGACTCCTCAGAGCACAGGGAATAGCGCACGGCCTGCAGCATCACCTTGGAGTCAATCATGCCCTGGAGGTAGTAGTGCCggtgcagcagcatctccaccacCGTGCGGGCCCGCAGCTCCAGGCTGAGGCCAGCGTCGCCCCACAGCAGCATGCTGGCCGCCTCGAACAGCAGGCTGCCCTCGCCCTTGCACACCAGCGGCAACATGTTCCGGGGAGCATCCTCTGGGTACAGGCTCAGGGCCACTGAGTCCACCTCCAGCACCTGGGGGCCAGGGCCTCCCTCCCGGCCGGTGGGGAGAGCGAAGGAAGACAGGACCTGCTTGGCCTCCAGAGCAGCACCAACGAGACCCTCCAGGCCCTCGGACTCCACTGCCTCCTGCAGCTCCTGCAGCACCTGCTGCACCAGCTGCTCCCGGGATGTCATCCTACCAGGGCAAAGGAGAGAGGGCAGAGGTCAGCCAAGGCACCCAGATGATACCCAGCAATGGCGCCTTATCcactcctctgccttctccctcaAGATAGCGCCTATCTATTCCCATCCCCCCATAGCACGTAATGGCTACGTGCCTCCTGGGGTTTGTTTAATTACTCAGTGGTACAAAGGAAGAGCTTGGCCTTGGAGAATGGATTTGAATCCCGGTTCTGATACTAGCTTgagcaagtcactcaacctctctgtttctggttccttttctgttaaaatggggacaataataaaaGTATCTACCTTATAGGATTGTTGTGGATATAAATGAGACAATGAAAGTAAAGGACGGagatatataaatgcatatttataagcgtacacacacatatgtatacatatatgtatacatgtgtgtatgtatatacacatatatatattcatccttagaaaagtgcctggcacatagtaaagtACTAAAGAAGCATTAGCTATTACATATTAGAGTATTATCTGtactatacatattatataatgcaGGTATAAAAGCTATACCTCTGCACCTGTTAAAGACAATCACACATAGCCTAAATTGGTCTCCTTTTTCCtaaaacagtgattctcaaagaatggtccatggggacttccctggtggtgcagtggttgagaatccgcctgtcaatgcaggggacacgggttcgagccctggtcctggaagatttcacatgccgcagagcaactaagcccatgcgccacaactactgagcctgcgctctagagcccgcgagccacaactactgaacccgtgtgcctagagcccgtgctccgcaacaagagaagccactgcaacgagaagctggcatcgcaatgaagagtagcccccgctcaccacaagagaaagcccgcgcgcagcaacgaagacccagcgcagccaaaaaaaaaaaaaaaaaaagtatggtccATGGACCCTTGGGGTTCTCTGAGACTTTCTGAGGGGCTGCAAGTTAAactgttttcataataatactaagataaCAACACTAAGATATGATTTGCCTTTTTCATTGTGTTAACATTGGAGTACAGCTAGTACCTCAGCatgaattaaactagaaatcactgTGTTCTACCCCATCATGTAGCCACAGTTGGGAAAAAGAAAGCTAGTATCACTCCAAAATGtccttgttacagcagcaattattttttaaaatcataacccTTAAATACATGACTTCAATGTTTGAAGTGACAAAATGGGGAGTCCTCATGGAGGATTTCTGCTGCACACTGGTGCATAATGAATGAGTGACAATTGTTTGGGTTGCATGATGAACTAGCCACTTTTTCATGGAataccatttttatttgaaagaaaaattgagtGGCATTAGTCATTTAGACTTGGATATATTTaacagacattttctcaaaaatgaataaGGTGAGgctgtcacttcaaggaaaactaCTACTGTTTATGGCCAGTGAAAATATTTGAGCTTTcatttgaaaattagaattttggaaaacttgtatccaCTACAGTGAGCTTGACAGCTTCCCAATACTTAAAGATTTTCCTGATGGGACCAGTGGTGACACTAACACATGTAACTTTTTATACTACATAATGGAATGTTCAACATTTGAAGATTTGCACTAACACATGTAACTTTTTATACTATATAATGGAATGTTCAACATTTGAAGATTTGCATCACTCAGTGAACTGTATTTCCCAAATAACCAATGGGATGGCACgggtaaaagatccattcaagggcttccctggtggcgcagcagttgagagtccgcctgccgatgcaggggacacgggttcatgccccggtccgggaagatcccacatgccgcggagcggctgggcccgtgagccatggccgctgagcctgcacgtccggagcctgtgctccgcaacgggagaggccacaacagtgagaggcccacgtactggaaaaaaaaaaaaaaaaaaaaaatccattcaaagtataaaagaaaGCAATGGATTTTTAATATAATACAGTACAAAAGTTCCTGAATATTATTTCAGATTCTGCATTATAACTAAGCTTTGAGGAACTACCACCTGTCGAGTTTTGGTGTAGTTGTCAAAGAATATCCACTGAAAATGCTACCAAAATACACTTCctctgggaattctctggcaggccagtggttaggacttcacactttcactgccgtggcccagaaTCGataccctggttggggaactaagatcctgcaagccccgTGGtggcaaagacaaagaaaaaaaaaatactcttcctCTGTCCATCTATGTGTCTGAAGTTGGATTTTCTTCATGTACTTCTACCAAAATAATGTATCACAACAGATTGAACGTAGAGACAGA
Protein-coding regions in this window:
- the VRTN gene encoding vertnin; translation: MTSREQLVQQVLQELQEAVESEGLEGLVGAALEAKQVLSSFALPTGREGGPGPQVLEVDSVALSLYPEDAPRNMLPLVCKGEGSLLFEAASMLLWGDAGLSLELRARTVVEMLLHRHYYLQGMIDSKVMLQAVRYSLCSEESPEMTSLPSATLEAIFDADVKATCFPSSFSNVWHLYALASVLQRNIYSIYPLRNLKIRPYFNRVIRPRRCDHMPATLHIMWAGQPLTSQLFRHQYFAPVVGLEEVEAESASPGLAPTPAALAPLPPPAKTLELLNREPGLSYSHLGGHYSVTKSTFYRWRRQSQEHRQRVATRFSAKHFLRDSFHRGAVVPLQQFLRRFPEVSRSTYYAWKHELLGSVACRALVPKEELAMEELEKLPEEQVAKGLGCSSSAMSSPGMVLMQRAKLYLEHCISLNTLVPYRCFKRRFPGISRSTYYNWRRKALRRNPSFKPAPALSVVGASQPASVGEKALFPWKGEAGEGAGKATGGESPAPREFLPLRMPLSRWQRRLRSAARKQVLSGHLPFCRFRLRYPSLSPSTFWVWKSLARGWPRSLSQLQIQAPSLGEGGMKEEEEKREKEAGRNVTAAMAPPAGTLQMAASPGEDPGKAQGGPSREGAPQEGATAQGRPPSGSLSSHPVVAATAGGRDGQVLVMDMLATTKFKAQAKLFLQKRFQSKSFPSYKEFSALFPLTARSTYYMWKRALYDGLTLVDG